One window of Catonella massiliensis genomic DNA carries:
- the ppdK gene encoding pyruvate, phosphate dikinase, whose protein sequence is MARKWVYLFTEGKAEMRELLGGKGANLAEMTNIGLPVPQGFTVTTEACTQYYEDGKKINDEIRGQIDEHIVKLEAITGKKFGDHENPLLVSVRSGARASMPGMMDTILNLGLNEDVVHVIAEKSGNPRWAWDCYRRFIQMYSDVVMEVGKKYFEELIDKMKEEKGVTQDVDLTAEDLEKLAGQFKEEYKSKIGKDFPTDPKEQLYGAIQAVFRSWDNPRANVYRRDNDIPYSWGTAVNVQSMAFGNMGDDCGTGVAFTRDPATGAKGLFGEFLTNAQGEDVVAGVRTPMHIDEMANKFPEAFKEFNEVCSTLEKHYRDMQDMEFTVEHGKLYMLQTRNGKRTAQAALKIACDLVDEGMRTEEEAVAMIDPRNLDTLLHPQFDAKALKAATPLGKGLGASPGAACGKAVFTADDAVAWAGRGEKVVLVRLETSPEDISGMKSAQGILTVRGGMTSHAAVVARGMGTCCVSGCGDIVMDEANKKFTLGGKTFHEGDEISIDGTTGNIYEGLIPTVDATIAGEFGRIMAWADKYRRLRVRTNADTPTDAKKARELGAEGIGLCRTEHMFFEADRIAAFREMICSDTVEGREAALEKILPYQQGDFEQLYEALEGTPVTIRFLDPPLHEFVPTTEEEIQKLADAQGKSVQAIKDIITGLHEFNPMMGHRGLRLAVTYPEIAKMQTKAVIRAAINVQKKHPDWKVVPEIMIPLTSEVKELKFVKKIVVETADAEIKAAGADLHYEVGTMIEIPRACLTADEIAKEADFFCFGTNDLTQMTFGFSRDDAGKFLNAYYDTKIFENDPFAKLDQNGVGKLMEMAIKLGRPVNPKLHIGICGEHGGDPSSVEFCHKIGLDYVSCSPFRVPVARLAAAQAAIAEKKAK, encoded by the coding sequence ATGGCAAGAAAGTGGGTATATCTATTCACTGAAGGAAAAGCTGAGATGCGTGAGCTTCTTGGTGGTAAAGGTGCAAACCTTGCAGAAATGACAAATATCGGACTTCCGGTACCTCAGGGCTTTACTGTAACAACAGAAGCCTGCACTCAGTACTATGAAGACGGTAAGAAGATTAATGATGAGATCCGTGGTCAGATAGACGAGCATATCGTAAAGCTCGAAGCAATCACAGGTAAGAAATTTGGAGATCATGAAAATCCACTTCTTGTTTCAGTTCGTTCAGGTGCCAGAGCCTCAATGCCAGGTATGATGGACACAATTCTTAACCTTGGTCTTAATGAGGACGTTGTACATGTTATCGCTGAGAAGTCAGGAAACCCTCGTTGGGCTTGGGACTGCTATAGAAGATTTATTCAGATGTACTCTGACGTAGTTATGGAAGTTGGTAAGAAGTACTTTGAAGAGCTTATAGACAAGATGAAGGAAGAAAAGGGAGTTACTCAGGACGTTGACCTTACAGCTGAGGATCTTGAGAAGCTTGCAGGACAGTTCAAGGAAGAGTACAAGTCAAAGATTGGTAAGGACTTCCCTACCGATCCAAAGGAACAGCTTTACGGAGCAATCCAGGCAGTATTCCGTTCTTGGGACAACCCTCGTGCCAACGTTTACCGTCGTGACAACGATATCCCTTATTCATGGGGAACAGCTGTTAACGTACAGTCTATGGCATTTGGTAACATGGGTGATGACTGCGGTACAGGTGTTGCATTTACAAGAGACCCTGCTACAGGCGCTAAGGGACTTTTCGGAGAATTCCTTACCAATGCACAGGGAGAGGACGTAGTTGCAGGCGTTCGTACACCTATGCACATTGATGAGATGGCTAATAAGTTCCCAGAGGCTTTCAAGGAGTTCAATGAAGTTTGCTCTACACTTGAGAAGCACTATAGAGATATGCAGGATATGGAGTTTACAGTTGAACATGGTAAGCTTTATATGCTTCAGACCAGAAATGGTAAGAGAACAGCTCAGGCTGCTCTTAAGATAGCTTGTGACCTCGTTGACGAGGGTATGAGAACTGAGGAAGAGGCTGTTGCAATGATTGACCCTCGTAACCTTGATACTCTCCTTCACCCACAGTTTGATGCTAAGGCACTTAAGGCTGCTACACCACTTGGCAAGGGACTTGGAGCTTCTCCTGGTGCAGCTTGCGGTAAGGCAGTATTTACAGCAGATGACGCTGTAGCTTGGGCAGGACGTGGTGAGAAGGTGGTTCTCGTTCGTCTTGAGACCTCTCCTGAGGATATTTCAGGTATGAAGTCTGCACAGGGTATCCTCACAGTTCGTGGCGGTATGACATCTCACGCAGCCGTAGTTGCCCGTGGTATGGGTACCTGCTGTGTATCCGGTTGTGGTGACATCGTTATGGACGAGGCTAACAAGAAGTTCACTCTTGGCGGCAAGACCTTCCACGAGGGAGATGAAATCTCTATCGATGGTACCACAGGTAATATCTATGAAGGCTTAATCCCTACAGTTGATGCTACTATCGCAGGTGAGTTCGGTAGAATCATGGCTTGGGCAGACAAGTATAGAAGACTTAGAGTTAGAACAAATGCAGATACACCTACAGATGCTAAGAAGGCTCGTGAGCTTGGTGCAGAAGGTATCGGTCTTTGCCGTACAGAGCACATGTTCTTCGAAGCTGACAGAATTGCAGCATTCAGAGAGATGATTTGTTCAGACACAGTAGAAGGAAGAGAAGCAGCTCTTGAGAAGATTCTTCCATATCAGCAGGGAGACTTCGAGCAGCTTTATGAGGCACTTGAGGGAACACCTGTTACTATCCGTTTCCTTGACCCACCTCTTCACGAGTTCGTTCCTACAACAGAGGAAGAGATTCAGAAGCTTGCAGATGCACAGGGCAAGAGCGTTCAGGCTATCAAGGATATAATCACAGGACTTCACGAGTTCAACCCTATGATGGGACACAGAGGACTTCGTCTTGCAGTTACCTATCCTGAGATTGCTAAGATGCAGACAAAGGCTGTTATCCGTGCAGCTATCAATGTACAGAAGAAGCATCCTGACTGGAAGGTAGTTCCAGAGATTATGATTCCTCTTACAAGTGAAGTAAAAGAGCTTAAGTTTGTTAAGAAGATAGTAGTAGAGACCGCAGATGCTGAGATTAAGGCAGCTGGTGCAGACCTTCACTATGAGGTTGGTACTATGATAGAGATTCCTCGTGCTTGCCTCACTGCTGATGAGATCGCTAAGGAAGCTGACTTCTTCTGCTTCGGTACTAACGACCTTACACAGATGACATTTGGTTTCTCTCGTGATGATGCCGGTAAGTTCCTTAACGCTTACTATGACACCAAGATATTCGAGAATGACCCATTTGCAAAGCTTGACCAGAACGGTGTAGGAAAGCTTATGGAAATGGCTATCAAGCTTGGCAGACCTGTTAATCCAAAGCTTCACATCGGTATCTGCGGCGAGCACGGTGGAGATCCATCATCTGTTGAGTTCTGCCACAAGATCGGTCTTGACTATGTATCCTGCTCACCATTTAGAGTACCAGTGGCAAGACTTGCAGCAGCACAGGCTGCTATCGCTGAGAAGAAGGCGAAATAA
- a CDS encoding DUF4288 domain-containing protein: MEKYSVVLLKECKIENYVSEDDAKIFEESIVLCELEDDFFEETSPEELLEYFAKKISANKYTNAYGEEVSVEVVAVIDYFNLFENVEFDNFTEIYCRHFIEKKSMVVADVIEKYYPDFSITK; encoded by the coding sequence ATGGAAAAGTACAGTGTAGTATTGTTAAAAGAATGCAAAATAGAAAACTATGTATCTGAAGATGATGCAAAAATCTTTGAAGAGAGCATTGTTTTGTGTGAGCTTGAAGATGATTTTTTTGAAGAAACATCACCAGAAGAACTGTTAGAATATTTTGCAAAGAAAATATCAGCCAATAAGTATACGAATGCTTACGGAGAAGAAGTCTCTGTTGAAGTTGTTGCCGTAATTGATTATTTTAACTTATTTGAAAATGTAGAATTTGATAATTTTACGGAAATATACTGCAGGCATTTCATAGAGAAAAAATCGATGGTGGTGGCTGATGTTATAGAAAAATATTATCCTGACTTTTCCATAACGAAATGA
- the gpmI gene encoding 2,3-bisphosphoglycerate-independent phosphoglycerate mutase, with amino-acid sequence MAKRPVVLLIMDGFGINEREDYNAIAQAKKPNLDAIMKTYPWKKGYASGLAVGLPDGQMGNSEVGHMNMGAGRIIYQELTRITKEIEDGDFFKNEALLSAVKNCKEKNSALHLMGLLSDGGVHSHITHMYGLLELAKKEGLDKVYLHCFLDGRDTPPKSGRDFVADAVAKMNELGVGKVATVMGRYYAMDRDNRWDRVELAYKAMVYGEGNTATDPVAAIESSYGGDVTDEFVVPTVIERDGAPVATIKNDDSIIFFNFRPDRAREISKAFCNDDFDGFERRGGRIKTKFVCFTDYDSNMLNKTVAFNKIDVKNTFGEYLSKLGKTQLRTAETEKYAHVTFFFNGGVEEPFPGEDRILVKSPKVATYDLQPEMSIFEVCDGLVNAIKSGKYDAIICNFANPDMVGHTGVMEAAVKAIEAVDTCVGRVVEAVKEVDGAMFICADHGNAEQMIDYETGEPWTAHTTNPVPFILVNAGEEYGLAEDGKLCDIIPTLLELMGLPQPAEMTGKSLLIKK; translated from the coding sequence ATGGCTAAAAGACCGGTAGTACTTTTAATAATGGATGGATTTGGAATTAATGAAAGAGAAGACTATAATGCAATAGCACAGGCGAAGAAGCCTAATTTAGATGCGATTATGAAGACTTATCCTTGGAAAAAGGGATATGCAAGCGGCCTGGCTGTAGGTCTTCCTGACGGACAGATGGGTAACTCTGAGGTAGGACATATGAATATGGGTGCAGGAAGAATCATATATCAGGAGCTTACCAGAATCACAAAAGAGATAGAGGACGGAGATTTCTTTAAGAATGAGGCACTTCTATCAGCAGTTAAAAACTGTAAGGAGAAAAACAGCGCTCTTCACTTGATGGGACTTCTCTCTGATGGTGGAGTACACAGCCATATTACTCATATGTACGGACTTTTGGAGCTTGCTAAAAAGGAAGGCCTTGATAAGGTTTATCTCCACTGCTTCCTGGACGGAAGGGACACACCTCCTAAGAGTGGCCGTGACTTCGTAGCAGATGCTGTAGCTAAGATGAATGAGCTTGGCGTAGGCAAGGTGGCTACCGTAATGGGACGCTACTATGCTATGGACAGGGATAACCGTTGGGACAGAGTGGAGCTTGCATATAAGGCTATGGTATACGGTGAAGGTAATACAGCCACAGACCCTGTGGCTGCCATAGAAAGCTCATACGGCGGTGATGTAACCGATGAGTTCGTTGTACCTACTGTAATTGAGAGAGACGGCGCACCTGTTGCTACTATCAAAAATGATGACAGCATCATCTTCTTCAACTTCCGTCCTGACAGGGCAAGAGAGATATCAAAGGCCTTCTGTAATGATGATTTTGACGGGTTTGAGAGAAGAGGTGGGAGGATTAAGACTAAGTTTGTCTGCTTTACAGACTATGATTCAAATATGCTTAACAAGACAGTTGCTTTCAACAAGATAGACGTTAAGAACACCTTCGGGGAGTATCTCTCAAAGCTTGGCAAAACACAGCTTCGTACCGCAGAGACTGAGAAGTATGCACACGTTACCTTCTTCTTTAATGGCGGCGTAGAGGAGCCGTTCCCCGGAGAAGACAGAATCCTTGTAAAGTCACCTAAGGTTGCAACCTATGACTTACAGCCTGAAATGAGCATATTTGAGGTATGTGACGGACTTGTAAATGCTATAAAGAGTGGAAAGTATGACGCGATTATCTGTAACTTCGCAAACCCTGATATGGTTGGACATACAGGAGTCATGGAAGCAGCGGTGAAGGCTATAGAGGCAGTTGATACCTGCGTAGGAAGAGTGGTAGAGGCTGTTAAAGAAGTTGACGGTGCTATGTTCATCTGCGCTGACCACGGAAATGCCGAGCAGATGATTGACTACGAGACAGGAGAGCCTTGGACTGCCCACACAACCAACCCTGTGCCTTTCATCCTTGTGAATGCGGGAGAAGAGTATGGTCTTGCAGAGGATGGCAAGCTCTGCGACATCATCCCTACACTCCTTGAGCTTATGGGGCTTCCACAGCCTGCTGAAATGACTGGAAAGTCGCTTTTAATTAAAAAATAA
- a CDS encoding IS1634 family transposase — protein sequence MRLGWTTGKYSITYRAVKTVRINGKNKTQIVKTFGSEKQICEMYGVKDAKAWAKEQVRIMNEVEKEDSATFNIELCAANDLVSNEQHRFNGGYLFLQDIYYELGMHKICRAISARHPFEYDLNDVLSRLIYSRILFPSSKRNSFEESKRFIEQPSFELHDVYRSLSVIAEEADYIQSRIFKNSTAVQKRNTQVIYYDCTNFYFEIDNEEDDKQFGKSKENRPLPIVGMGLFMDSDGIPISFCIYPGNRNEQTTMIPLEKKMLSGFDMSKFVVCTDSGLSSATNRVFNSYNSENGMRGYITTQPIKILKDFLQEWCMADDGWLLDGDRSGKKYRISELDSEKDRDKIFYRSRWIKEEGIVHTDSGDRKQIIEQKLIVSYSLKYRDFQRHVRRGQIERAAKMIEKGRSSIERKKQNDPKRFIKTDHTTKYGEIADVSINSIDQSYIENEEKYDGFYAVCTNLNDNIGSIVRANKRRWEIEECFRIMKTDFEARPVYLNRKDRILAHFITCFISLIVYRYLEKKLNNKYTIDQILPTLQEMDFIKYEGKGYQPIYTRTELTDALHDAFGFCTSKQIVPIKKMRNIFSQTKK from the coding sequence ATGAGATTAGGATGGACTACCGGAAAATATTCAATTACCTATCGTGCTGTTAAAACAGTTAGAATCAATGGGAAAAACAAAACTCAGATTGTTAAAACCTTCGGTTCAGAAAAACAAATCTGCGAGATGTATGGCGTGAAAGATGCAAAAGCCTGGGCTAAAGAACAGGTGCGTATTATGAATGAAGTTGAAAAAGAAGATTCCGCAACATTTAATATTGAGCTCTGTGCCGCTAATGACCTTGTTAGTAATGAACAGCATAGGTTTAATGGCGGATATCTTTTCCTTCAGGATATTTATTATGAATTAGGCATGCATAAGATTTGCCGTGCAATCTCTGCGAGACACCCATTCGAGTACGACCTGAATGACGTACTTTCACGTCTTATATACAGCAGAATACTTTTCCCGTCATCAAAAAGGAATAGCTTTGAAGAGTCAAAGCGTTTTATTGAACAGCCCTCTTTTGAACTGCATGATGTTTACCGCTCATTATCAGTGATAGCTGAAGAGGCTGATTATATTCAGAGCCGCATTTTTAAAAACAGCACTGCAGTGCAAAAACGAAATACTCAAGTAATCTATTATGACTGTACAAATTTCTACTTTGAAATCGACAATGAAGAGGATGATAAGCAGTTTGGCAAAAGTAAGGAAAACCGCCCACTCCCTATAGTAGGAATGGGGCTGTTTATGGATAGCGATGGTATTCCTATATCCTTTTGCATTTATCCCGGAAACCGCAATGAACAGACCACTATGATTCCGCTTGAAAAGAAGATGCTTTCTGGATTTGATATGTCCAAGTTTGTTGTCTGTACAGATTCAGGACTGTCATCTGCAACAAACCGGGTATTTAATTCCTACAACAGCGAAAACGGCATGCGCGGGTATATAACAACACAGCCTATCAAAATACTTAAAGACTTCTTACAAGAGTGGTGTATGGCTGATGACGGATGGCTTCTCGATGGTGATAGAAGCGGCAAAAAATATAGAATATCAGAATTAGACAGTGAAAAGGATAGAGACAAGATTTTCTACAGATCGCGTTGGATTAAAGAGGAAGGTATAGTCCATACAGACAGTGGCGACAGAAAACAAATAATCGAACAGAAGCTCATTGTTTCATACTCCTTAAAATACCGTGATTTCCAGCGCCATGTACGTAGAGGACAGATTGAAAGAGCTGCGAAAATGATTGAAAAAGGACGTTCTTCGATAGAAAGAAAAAAACAAAATGATCCTAAACGATTTATAAAAACCGACCATACAACAAAGTACGGTGAGATTGCAGATGTATCCATAAACAGCATAGACCAGTCATATATTGAAAATGAAGAAAAATATGATGGTTTCTACGCTGTATGCACCAACCTTAATGACAACATAGGTAGTATAGTCAGGGCAAACAAGCGACGTTGGGAGATTGAAGAATGCTTTAGAATAATGAAAACTGATTTTGAAGCACGTCCTGTATATTTAAACAGGAAAGACAGGATACTAGCCCATTTCATAACCTGTTTTATTTCACTTATTGTATACAGGTATCTTGAAAAGAAACTTAATAATAAATATACCATAGACCAGATACTTCCTACCCTTCAGGAAATGGATTTCATAAAGTACGAGGGTAAAGGTTATCAGCCCATTTACACCAGAACAGAACTCACAGATGCACTGCACGATGCATTTGGATTCTGTACATCTAAACAGATAGTTCCAATAAAAAAAATGAGGAATATTTTTTCACAAACAAAAAAATAG
- the pdxR gene encoding MocR-like pyridoxine biosynthesis transcription factor PdxR has translation MLTVELKSKDKMPLYEQLYLKIRGLITEGELAEGEKLPSERGLAANLQISRNTVTLAYEQLYAEGYVEVRPQSGYYVNKIDRINSEKKEEFTDIKNESVNPEPEYEYDFSPFSLCKESFPYRMWDRLYRQCMRDRGEELFNLGERQGDMKLRVAIAKYLFGYRGLSVKPENMIIGAGTGYLLQLLEHLIDEKSIIAMENPTYMQAYRIFSSLNRKVYPINLDENGLKVEELKRSEAKAVYLTPSHQFPTGVVMPIKRRKEILGWASGEDRYIIEDDHDSEFRYKGLPIPPLKAIDTENKVVYLGTFSRTIAPAIRIGFMVLPDGLLKVYRKKLAFLACTVPRIDQAVLTEFILGGHYERHINKARKIYKSRHDKLISSLKVFGDKVKIMGGNAGMHLMVKFKLDMSEEEVVSRGEKSGIKLVGLSKHRIGENPEGGEAYILIGYGNISEDRIEEGIKILAKNLIS, from the coding sequence ATGCTTACAGTTGAACTTAAATCTAAGGATAAAATGCCGCTTTATGAGCAGCTCTACCTAAAGATTAGGGGGCTTATAACTGAGGGGGAACTGGCTGAGGGAGAGAAGCTTCCATCAGAGAGGGGGCTTGCGGCCAACCTTCAGATAAGCAGGAACACAGTTACCCTTGCCTATGAACAGCTCTACGCTGAAGGGTATGTGGAAGTCCGCCCTCAAAGCGGTTATTATGTGAATAAAATAGACAGGATAAACAGTGAAAAAAAAGAGGAATTTACCGATATAAAAAATGAGAGTGTCAATCCTGAACCAGAGTATGAATATGATTTTTCACCTTTTTCACTGTGTAAGGAGAGCTTCCCTTACAGGATGTGGGACAGACTCTATAGACAGTGTATGCGTGACAGGGGAGAGGAACTCTTTAACCTTGGTGAGAGACAGGGGGATATGAAGCTAAGAGTGGCTATAGCTAAGTATCTTTTTGGCTACAGGGGACTAAGCGTGAAGCCTGAAAATATGATAATAGGTGCAGGAACGGGCTATCTCTTGCAACTTTTAGAGCATTTGATAGATGAGAAAAGCATAATAGCAATGGAAAACCCTACCTACATGCAGGCTTATAGGATATTTTCATCATTAAACAGGAAGGTTTATCCTATAAACCTTGATGAGAACGGACTTAAGGTGGAAGAGCTTAAACGTTCAGAGGCAAAGGCGGTCTATCTGACTCCTTCGCACCAGTTCCCAACTGGGGTTGTAATGCCTATAAAGAGGAGGAAAGAAATCCTTGGATGGGCATCAGGAGAAGACAGGTATATAATAGAGGATGACCACGATAGTGAGTTTAGATACAAGGGACTGCCTATCCCCCCTCTGAAGGCGATAGATACGGAGAATAAGGTGGTTTATCTGGGTACATTTTCAAGGACTATCGCCCCTGCCATAAGGATAGGCTTCATGGTGCTTCCTGACGGACTGCTTAAGGTGTACAGGAAAAAGCTTGCCTTCCTAGCCTGTACGGTACCAAGGATTGACCAGGCTGTGCTTACGGAGTTTATCCTTGGAGGGCATTATGAAAGGCATATCAACAAAGCCAGAAAGATATATAAGTCAAGACATGATAAGCTGATTTCCTCGCTCAAAGTCTTTGGCGACAAGGTAAAGATAATGGGCGGCAATGCGGGTATGCACCTTATGGTTAAATTTAAGCTTGATATGTCCGAAGAAGAAGTTGTAAGCAGAGGAGAAAAAAGTGGGATAAAGCTTGTAGGACTATCAAAGCACAGGATAGGGGAAAACCCTGAAGGCGGTGAGGCTTACATATTGATAGGCTATGGGAATATAAGTGAGGATAGGATAGAAGAGGGAATCAAAATACTTGCCAAAAATCTCATTTCATAG
- a CDS encoding ABC-F family ATP-binding cassette domain-containing protein has protein sequence MVLSCNNISKEFVTGPVLKEVSFHINEHEKAAIVGINGAGKSTLLKIIMGEMSADSGDVFLSKGASVGYLAQHQEINTELTIFDVLLEVKKDILELSDKMRALEIKMKQADEEALDAVYEDYSRVTHEFELKNGYAYKSEITGILKGLGFEEDDFTRKVNTLSGGQKTRVYLARLLLSKPDLILLDEPTNHLDMKAIGWLETYLKNFNGAVLIVAHDRYFLDGVATKIIELNNCRATTFMGNYSDYATKKKALREAELKAYLNQQKEISHQEAVIEKLRSFNREKSIKRAESREKMLDKIERIDKPLELDASMNISLKPHKESGKDVLTVENLSKSFEETLFENLNFEIKKGERVAIIGGNGTGKTTLLKIINGITPCDTGKITLGANVEIGYYDQEHQVLHYDKSLFDEISDDYPYLTNTEIRNVLASFLFTKDDVFKLVGSLSGGEKGRVSLAKLMLSEANFLLLDEPTNHLDITSKEILEDALNNYEGTVLFVSHDRYFINKTATRILDLTGKRLINYIGNYDYYLEKKETLEAALLDEVPKEDQPLASSANKQSWQTKKEEQKELRKIQNELKRIEDEVAKLEEANAKLDEELANPEIAANVGKLMEVHKHKEANDERINALLERWEELSENV, from the coding sequence ATGGTATTATCCTGCAATAACATATCAAAGGAATTTGTCACAGGACCTGTACTTAAAGAGGTCAGTTTTCATATAAATGAACACGAAAAAGCCGCAATAGTCGGCATTAACGGGGCGGGCAAGTCTACCCTCTTAAAAATAATCATGGGCGAAATGTCTGCCGATAGCGGAGATGTATTTCTTTCAAAAGGTGCCAGTGTAGGCTATCTTGCGCAGCATCAGGAGATAAATACCGAACTTACCATTTTCGATGTACTCCTTGAGGTAAAAAAAGATATCCTAGAGCTTTCAGATAAGATGAGGGCTCTTGAGATAAAGATGAAGCAGGCGGACGAAGAGGCTCTTGACGCTGTATACGAGGATTATTCAAGGGTTACACATGAGTTTGAGCTTAAGAACGGTTATGCATATAAGAGTGAAATCACAGGTATACTAAAGGGGCTGGGCTTTGAAGAGGATGATTTTACACGAAAGGTAAATACTCTATCGGGAGGTCAGAAGACAAGGGTATATCTGGCAAGGCTCTTGCTGTCAAAGCCTGACCTCATCCTGCTTGACGAGCCTACCAACCATCTTGACATGAAGGCTATTGGCTGGCTTGAGACCTATCTTAAGAACTTTAATGGAGCAGTTTTGATAGTTGCGCACGATAGATATTTCCTTGATGGAGTTGCTACCAAGATAATCGAGTTAAATAACTGCAGGGCCACTACCTTTATGGGAAATTATTCGGATTATGCTACTAAGAAAAAGGCTCTAAGAGAGGCTGAACTAAAGGCTTATCTTAATCAGCAAAAGGAAATATCCCATCAGGAGGCGGTCATAGAAAAGCTTCGCTCCTTTAACCGTGAGAAGTCTATAAAAAGGGCTGAAAGCCGCGAGAAGATGCTTGATAAAATCGAAAGAATCGATAAGCCTCTTGAGCTTGATGCCTCAATGAACATAAGTCTAAAGCCTCATAAGGAGAGTGGAAAGGATGTGCTAACTGTAGAGAATTTAAGTAAGTCCTTTGAGGAAACCCTTTTTGAGAATCTGAATTTTGAAATAAAAAAAGGCGAAAGAGTTGCTATTATTGGCGGTAACGGTACTGGAAAGACAACTCTCCTTAAGATAATAAACGGAATCACTCCTTGCGATACAGGTAAGATAACCCTTGGCGCAAATGTTGAGATAGGCTATTATGACCAGGAACATCAGGTGCTGCACTATGACAAATCCCTGTTTGATGAAATATCCGATGACTATCCTTATTTGACCAATACTGAAATAAGAAATGTACTTGCAAGCTTCCTTTTTACTAAAGATGATGTATTTAAGCTTGTAGGCTCGCTTTCAGGCGGCGAAAAGGGCCGTGTGTCCCTCGCTAAGCTTATGCTTTCAGAGGCTAACTTTCTCCTCCTTGACGAGCCTACCAACCACCTTGACATCACCTCCAAGGAGATTCTTGAGGATGCACTGAATAACTACGAGGGAACTGTTCTCTTTGTAAGCCACGACAGGTATTTTATCAATAAAACTGCCACCCGTATCCTTGATTTAACAGGAAAAAGGCTCATCAACTACATAGGAAACTATGACTATTACCTTGAGAAAAAGGAAACTCTCGAGGCTGCCCTTCTTGACGAAGTCCCTAAGGAGGACCAGCCTTTGGCGTCTTCTGCTAATAAGCAGAGCTGGCAGACTAAAAAAGAGGAGCAGAAGGAGCTTAGGAAAATACAAAATGAACTAAAGAGGATTGAAGATGAGGTCGCAAAGCTTGAGGAGGCTAACGCAAAGCTTGACGAAGAGCTTGCCAACCCTGAGATTGCCGCAAATGTAGGGAAACTTATGGAAGTACACAAGCATAAAGAAGCAAATGATGAGCGTATAAATGCTCTTCTTGAGCGTTGGGAGGAATTATCCGAAAATGTCTGA
- a CDS encoding SPL family radical SAM protein: protein MCSGKDCLNKPFSHIYVEDKIKNYSATENILSNFKSSTIISIRHYKDVFTPSGQNLLLAKNSPSLILAKKEGRLIYEGAPVCEDFGNEHFYYTSLIMNCYYDCEYCYLSGMYPSANIVIFVNIDDVFNELESLLKEHPVYICISYDTDLLALEGFTGFVKEFIKFSAFHKNLTVECRTKSANIGIIKKYMDEGLDVPANFIFAWTLSPALIATKYEHKTPDFTTRLKAVKEASKLGLSLRLCFDPVLKVPDYEDLYGDMLERVFSEIAPNCLRDISIGGFRTSKDFLSKMRKRRENSAILSYPYVLEDGVYSYGVEDNKKLTGFLIDRSARYIDKSKIFTWE, encoded by the coding sequence ATGTGCTCAGGCAAAGACTGTCTTAATAAGCCATTTTCACATATATATGTGGAAGATAAAATAAAGAACTACTCTGCGACTGAGAATATTCTTTCTAACTTTAAGAGCAGCACTATCATTTCCATAAGGCATTACAAGGATGTCTTCACCCCTTCAGGACAGAATCTCCTCTTAGCAAAGAATTCTCCCTCCCTTATCCTTGCAAAGAAGGAGGGCAGGCTAATCTATGAGGGCGCCCCTGTTTGTGAAGATTTTGGCAATGAGCATTTTTACTACACTTCTCTTATAATGAACTGCTACTATGACTGTGAATACTGCTATCTATCCGGAATGTACCCTTCAGCCAACATCGTAATCTTTGTAAATATTGATGATGTATTTAACGAACTTGAGAGCCTACTAAAGGAACATCCTGTATATATCTGCATTTCATACGATACCGACCTCCTTGCCCTAGAAGGTTTTACAGGCTTTGTAAAAGAGTTTATAAAGTTTAGCGCCTTCCATAAGAATCTGACTGTAGAGTGCCGTACAAAGAGCGCCAATATAGGAATCATAAAGAAATATATGGATGAAGGTCTTGATGTGCCTGCTAACTTCATCTTCGCCTGGACCTTATCCCCCGCTTTGATTGCTACTAAATACGAGCATAAAACTCCTGATTTTACAACCAGGCTTAAGGCTGTGAAAGAAGCCTCTAAGCTTGGACTAAGCCTTAGACTCTGCTTTGACCCTGTACTTAAAGTCCCTGATTACGAGGACTTATACGGTGATATGCTTGAGAGGGTATTTAGTGAGATTGCTCCTAACTGCCTAAGGGATATAAGCATAGGCGGCTTTAGGACTTCAAAGGACTTTCTCTCAAAAATGCGAAAGAGGCGTGAAAACTCTGCCATACTAAGCTATCCCTATGTGCTTGAAGACGGAGTCTATTCTTATGGTGTTGAAGATAATAAAAAGCTGACCGGTTTTCTCATAGACCGATCAGCCAGATACATTGATAAATCAAAGATTTTTACTTGGGAATAG